From Triticum urartu cultivar G1812 chromosome 2, Tu2.1, whole genome shotgun sequence, a single genomic window includes:
- the LOC125539124 gene encoding aquaporin PIP2-5-like, which yields MAKDIEAAPPGGEYAAKDYSDPPPAPLFDAEELTKWSLYRAVIAEFVATLLFLYITVATVIGYKHQADPAGPNAADAACSGVGILGIAWAFGGMIFVLVYCTAGVSGGHINPAVTFGLFLARKVSLVRALLYIIAQCLGAICGVGLVKGFQSAFYVRYGGGANELSSGFSKGTGLAAEIIGTFVLVYTVFSATDPKRSARDSHVPVLAPLPIGFAVFMVHLATIPITGTGINPARSLGAAVIYNNEKAWDDHWIFWVGPFIGAAIAALYHQYVLRASATKFGSSASFGSR from the exons ATGGCCAAGGACATCGAGGCGGCGCCACCCGGTGGGGAGTACGCGGCCAAGGACTACTCCGAcccgccgccggcgccgctcTTCGACGCCGAGGAGCTGACCAAGTGGTCCCTGTACCGCGCGGTGATCGCCGAGTTCGTGGCCACGCTCCTCTTCCTCTACATCACCGTGGCCACCGTCATCGGGTACAAGCACCAGGCGGACCCCGCCGGCCCCAACGCCGCCGACGCGGCCTGCAGCGGCGTGGGAATCCTCGGCATCGCCTGGGCGTTCGGCGGCATGATCTTCGTGCTCGTCTACTGCACCGCCGGTGTGTCGGGTGGCCACATAAACCCGGCGGTGACCTTCGGGCTGTTCCTGGCGCGCAAGGTGTCGCTGGTGCGCGCGCTGCTCTACATCATCGCGCAGTGCCTCGGCGCAATCTGCGGCGTCGGGCTCGTCAAGGGGTTCCAGAGCGCCTTCTACGTGCGCTACGGCGGCGGCGCCAACGAGCTCAGCTCCGGCTTCTCCAAGGGCACCGGCCTCGCCGCCGAAATCATCGGCACCTTCGTTCTCGTCTACACCGTCTTCTCCGCCACCGACCCCAAGCGCAGCGCCCGTGACTCCCACGTCCCA GTGCTGGCTCCTCTGCCAATCGGCTTCGCGGTGTTCATGGTGCACCTGGCCACTATCCCGATCACCGGCACCGGCATCAACCCGGCAAGGAGCTTGGGGGCTGCTGTGATCTACAACAACGAGAAGGCCTGGGACGACCAC TGGATCTTCTGGGTGGGGCCATTCATcggcgccgccatcgccgccttGTACCACCAGTACGTGCTGAGGGCCAGCGCCACCAAGTTCGGCTCGTCCGCCTCCTTCGGCAGCCGCTAG